One stretch of Cottoperca gobio chromosome 18, fCotGob3.1, whole genome shotgun sequence DNA includes these proteins:
- the mrpl52 gene encoding large ribosomal subunit protein mL52: protein MKTSGLSQRAFSSPWWPTQYTADKMAAPVRTLCCSVLRLSSRQFSTTCGVQGGEKWRLEHGIARSGTEYGPLTDLADWSYADGRPAPLMKGQLRRKQEREVLVRRIVMLDSELDKGVEACSAREDKARRLEEQKQSLLLKPKGKLLLKKSPKS, encoded by the exons ATGAAGACATCCGGGCTCTCACAGCGCGCCTTTAGCTCCCCCTGGTGGCCAACACAGTACACTGCAGACAAGATGGCGGCCCCCGTGAGGACATTGTGCTGTTCAG TGCTGAGGCTCTCCAGCAGGCAGTTCAGCACAACATGTGGAGTACAGGGTGGAGAGAAATGGAGGCTAGA ACATGGAATTGCCCGAAGCGGCACAGAATATGGCCCTCTGACAGATCTGGCTGATTGGTCGTATGCAG ATGGGAGACCAGCTCCTCTGATGAAGGGACAGTTGAGACGAAAGCAAGAGAGGGAAGTTTTAGTG AGACGTATCGTGATGCTGGACTCGGAGCTGGACAAAGGCGTAGAGGCGTGTAGTGCAAGAGAGGACAAGGCCAGAAGACTTGAGGAGCAGAAACAGTCTCTTTTACTCAAACCTAAAGGGAagttgttattaaaaaaaagtcctaAAAGTTAG